One window from the genome of Deinococcus reticulitermitis encodes:
- the murJ gene encoding murein biosynthesis integral membrane protein MurJ, whose product MTVPPAAPDPHAPPQGPANPAPTPRRSLRTNTLIVMAGTLGSRLSGIVRQVVINRFDDTLTDAFNVAVNVPNLLRELLAEGALVNSFIPVYKSLAVEERRKLAQSFSGVLIAVNLVLTALGIFAAPWIVDLFTSANANIDHAVAVYITRLVMPFLMLISLASVAMGLLNADEHFRESSFAPVAFNLASIAALLLLPDNATWLAFGWLIGGVAQLLVQLPALSRFGLLPTPSLRAHPALGRVLRQMAPFTLTAGARQFLNLYVTRLLTDADQFRPGTQTGYANAQALFTMANGLFVMSPALAVFPRFSQHAADGEWNSFRLLTAQTIRTTTFLAAPISALLAVLAPYAVSLYNLSDSYSAARFEAGAGILTGWALALIPWAIVTILLRTFYARERTREAVVVSAIGFVLEVGLYRLLVPVLGLLGFGVSTAISGLLMSAALTAMYARHISFPWSAVGQHLARVLPLALLTGAVAWFVARFLPEPGSIVPGLIGLTVAGGAGLAAYLLGALALGLPEMGGILRRLRRS is encoded by the coding sequence GTGACTGTGCCGCCCGCCGCCCCCGATCCCCACGCGCCGCCGCAGGGGCCGGCGAACCCTGCGCCCACGCCCCGCCGGTCACTGCGCACCAACACCCTGATCGTGATGGCCGGTACGCTCGGTTCTCGTCTGTCGGGCATCGTGCGGCAGGTCGTGATCAACCGCTTCGACGACACCCTGACCGACGCCTTCAACGTCGCCGTGAATGTCCCCAACCTGCTGCGCGAACTGCTCGCCGAGGGCGCGCTCGTGAACTCGTTCATCCCGGTCTATAAGTCGCTCGCGGTGGAGGAGCGGCGCAAGCTCGCGCAGTCGTTCAGCGGGGTGCTGATCGCGGTCAACCTGGTGCTCACGGCGCTCGGGATCTTTGCGGCGCCCTGGATCGTGGACCTGTTCACCTCGGCCAACGCCAACATCGACCACGCGGTGGCGGTGTACATCACGCGGCTCGTGATGCCCTTTCTGATGCTGATCAGCCTCGCGTCGGTAGCGATGGGGCTGCTGAACGCCGACGAGCACTTCCGCGAAAGCTCGTTTGCGCCGGTCGCCTTCAACCTCGCGAGCATTGCCGCGCTGCTGCTGCTCCCCGACAACGCGACCTGGCTCGCCTTCGGCTGGCTGATCGGCGGGGTGGCGCAACTTCTCGTGCAGCTTCCGGCCCTCTCACGCTTCGGGCTGCTGCCCACGCCCTCGCTGCGGGCGCACCCCGCGCTCGGGCGGGTGCTGCGGCAGATGGCGCCTTTTACGCTCACGGCGGGCGCGCGGCAGTTTCTCAATCTTTACGTGACGCGGCTGCTCACCGACGCCGATCAATTCCGGCCCGGCACCCAGACCGGCTACGCCAACGCGCAGGCGCTGTTCACGATGGCGAACGGTCTGTTCGTGATGTCGCCCGCCCTGGCGGTGTTTCCGCGCTTCTCGCAGCACGCCGCCGACGGGGAGTGGAACTCGTTTCGGCTGCTCACGGCCCAGACGATCCGCACGACCACCTTTCTCGCCGCGCCGATCAGCGCCCTGCTCGCGGTGCTCGCGCCCTACGCGGTGAGCCTGTACAACCTCTCGGACAGCTACAGCGCCGCACGCTTCGAGGCGGGGGCCGGCATCCTGACGGGCTGGGCCTTGGCGCTGATTCCCTGGGCCATCGTGACCATCTTGCTGCGGACCTTCTACGCCCGCGAGCGCACCCGCGAGGCGGTGGTCGTGAGCGCCATCGGCTTCGTGCTGGAAGTCGGGCTCTACCGCCTGCTCGTGCCGGTGCTCGGGCTGCTCGGGTTCGGGGTGAGCACCGCGATCTCAGGGCTGCTGATGTCGGCGGCGCTGACCGCCATGTATGCGCGGCACATCAGCTTTCCCTGGAGCGCCGTGGGTCAGCATCTCGCGCGGGTCCTGCCCCTCGCGCTGCTGACCGGCGCCGTGGCCTGGTTCGTCGCGCGCTTTCTCCCCGAGCCCGGCTCCATCGTTCCCGGCCTGATCGGGCTGACGGTCGCCGGGGGCGCGGGGCTCGCCGCCTACCTGCTCGGGGCGCTCGCGCTGGGTCTGCCCGAGATGGGCGGCATCCTGCGGCGGCTCAGGCGGTCCTGA
- a CDS encoding tetratricopeptide repeat-containing diguanylate cyclase has translation MSPDPALFSPPPTELRRTSLEQRLQALEPDLVGDPVGAVDTARALEEEARDLGALELLGAAQCLRAGALFYQTRYAEAREVYAQVLQLGQPGDPLHCASARARALGGLAGIYAALGENTESLTHYAESASLAQRCGDMGGWRRAMTNLGLMHLRFRDHSEALRIFEELAPVTRAAGAAAHASNVQAHLVMIYSDLGHHEHATHLAAAYLAEPEFRPFTLHLLSVQLFLARSRFALGDVGPARDLLGEVRARSDEGARRGQPAHELRLRLRQTEGEFAWQGGDLAGAERALTEALAQAQAHRLEAEESELHAQLAGVLEARGDLRAANRHLRRQVDLERDLHRTSTEHRVRLSQMQAQLSALEREMAHARYQADHDALTGLLGRAAFQREGERRLRAYPGEHGALLFLDLDGFKALNDRDGHAAGDHLLEQLAGRLRAQLGPEDLVARLAGDEFTVLLTPLPSPSDALAAAHRLRLTIREPFDLAALAARPALVTSSIGVVWARNGTLTVPQLLRQADRAMYGAKTRGKDTAVLHVAQASGEAPS, from the coding sequence ATGAGTCCAGACCCGGCGCTTTTTTCCCCGCCCCCCACCGAACTGCGGCGCACCTCGCTCGAGCAGCGATTGCAGGCCCTGGAGCCGGACCTGGTCGGCGACCCGGTGGGCGCAGTGGACACGGCTCGGGCTCTGGAAGAGGAGGCGCGTGACCTCGGCGCCTTGGAGCTGCTTGGTGCCGCCCAGTGTCTGCGGGCCGGGGCGCTGTTCTACCAGACCCGCTACGCCGAGGCGCGCGAAGTCTACGCGCAGGTTCTCCAGTTGGGCCAGCCTGGGGATCCACTGCACTGCGCTTCGGCCCGCGCCCGGGCGCTGGGCGGCCTCGCAGGCATCTATGCAGCGCTCGGCGAGAACACCGAGAGCCTGACCCACTACGCCGAGAGCGCCAGCCTCGCGCAGCGCTGCGGCGACATGGGCGGCTGGCGGCGGGCGATGACCAATCTCGGGCTGATGCACCTGCGGTTCCGCGACCACTCCGAGGCCCTGCGCATCTTCGAGGAGCTCGCGCCGGTCACGCGGGCGGCGGGCGCGGCGGCACACGCTTCCAATGTACAGGCGCACCTCGTGATGATCTATTCGGACCTCGGCCACCACGAGCACGCCACGCACCTCGCGGCGGCCTACCTCGCCGAGCCGGAGTTCCGGCCCTTCACGCTGCACCTGCTCTCGGTCCAGCTGTTCCTGGCCCGCAGCCGCTTCGCGCTGGGGGACGTGGGGCCGGCGCGCGACCTGCTGGGGGAGGTCCGGGCGCGCAGCGACGAGGGGGCCCGCCGGGGCCAGCCGGCGCACGAACTGCGGCTGCGGCTGCGGCAGACCGAGGGCGAGTTCGCCTGGCAAGGTGGCGACCTCGCGGGCGCCGAACGGGCCCTCACCGAGGCGCTCGCCCAGGCGCAGGCCCACCGTCTGGAGGCCGAGGAAAGCGAATTGCACGCCCAACTTGCCGGGGTCCTCGAAGCGCGGGGTGACCTGCGCGCGGCCAATCGGCACCTGCGGCGTCAGGTGGACCTCGAGCGCGATCTGCACCGCACGAGCACCGAGCACCGCGTGCGCCTGAGCCAGATGCAGGCGCAGCTCAGCGCGCTGGAGCGCGAGATGGCGCACGCCCGGTATCAGGCGGACCACGACGCCCTGACCGGGCTGCTGGGCCGCGCCGCCTTTCAGCGCGAGGGCGAGCGGCGCCTGCGCGCCTACCCGGGCGAGCACGGCGCCCTGCTGTTTCTCGACCTTGACGGCTTCAAGGCCCTCAACGACAGGGACGGGCACGCGGCCGGCGACCACCTGCTTGAGCAGCTGGCCGGTCGCCTGCGCGCGCAGCTGGGCCCCGAGGACCTCGTGGCGCGGCTGGCCGGCGACGAGTTCACGGTGCTGCTGACGCCGCTGCCCAGCCCCAGCGACGCGCTCGCCGCCGCGCACCGCCTGCGCCTCACCATCAGGGAGCCGTTTGACCTCGCGGCCCTGGCGGCGCGTCCTGCCCTCGTCACGTCCTCCATCGGCGTGGTGTGGGCGCGCAACGGAACGCTCACCGTGCCTCAGCTGCTCCGGCAGGCCGACCGGGCGATGTACGGCGCCAAGACGCGCGGTAAGGACACCGCCGTGCTCCATGTCGCGCAGGCAAGCGGCGAGGCCCCCTCCTGA
- the ruvB gene encoding Holliday junction branch migration DNA helicase RuvB encodes MTDPAAHLDAALRPKTLTEYVGQEKLKDKLGVYLQAAKGRREALDHTLLFGPPGLGKTTLAHIIAHELGVGIRVTSGPAIEKPGDLAAILTNSLEEGDVLFIDEIHRLGRVAEEHLYPAMEDFKLDIVLGQGPAARTIELPLPRFTLVGATTRPGLITAPMRSRFGIIEHLEYYTAEEIAQNLLRDARLLGFGLAEEAALEIGARSRGTMRIAKRLLRRVRDYAEVAGETTIGLERAHSALDRLGLDSAGLDDRDKKYLETLIHRFAGGPVGVDTLATAISEDALTLEDVYEPYLIQLGFIKRTPRGRVATAHAYDHLGLPVSGAEESPGFFVN; translated from the coding sequence ATGACGGACCCTGCCGCCCATCTGGACGCCGCGCTGCGGCCCAAGACTCTGACCGAGTACGTCGGCCAGGAAAAGCTCAAGGACAAGCTCGGTGTGTACCTCCAGGCGGCCAAAGGCCGGCGCGAGGCGCTCGATCACACGCTGCTCTTCGGCCCGCCAGGGCTGGGCAAGACGACGCTCGCGCACATCATCGCCCACGAACTCGGGGTGGGCATCCGCGTGACCTCGGGGCCGGCGATCGAGAAGCCCGGCGACCTCGCGGCGATCCTGACGAATTCGCTGGAGGAAGGCGACGTGCTGTTCATCGACGAGATTCACCGGCTCGGGCGGGTGGCGGAAGAGCACCTCTACCCGGCGATGGAAGATTTCAAGCTCGACATCGTGCTCGGGCAGGGACCGGCGGCCCGCACCATCGAGCTGCCGCTGCCGCGCTTTACGCTCGTGGGGGCGACCACCCGGCCCGGCCTGATCACGGCGCCGATGCGCAGCCGCTTCGGAATCATCGAGCACCTCGAGTACTACACCGCCGAGGAGATCGCGCAGAACCTGCTGCGCGACGCCCGGCTGCTCGGCTTCGGGCTGGCGGAAGAAGCGGCGCTCGAGATCGGCGCGCGCTCGCGCGGCACGATGCGCATCGCCAAGCGCCTGCTGCGCCGGGTGCGCGACTACGCCGAGGTCGCGGGCGAAACGACCATCGGGCTGGAGCGGGCACACAGCGCGCTCGACCGGCTCGGACTCGACAGCGCGGGGCTCGACGACCGCGACAAGAAGTATCTCGAAACCCTGATTCACCGCTTCGCGGGTGGCCCGGTGGGCGTCGACACCCTCGCCACCGCGATCAGCGAGGACGCGCTGACCTTAGAGGACGTGTACGAGCCTTATCTGATCCAGCTCGGCTTTATCAAGCGCACCCCGCGCGGGCGGGTCGCCACAGCGCACGCCTACGACCACCTCGGGCTGCCGGTCAGCGGCGCCGAGGAGAGTCCCGGCTTTTTCGTGAACTGA
- a CDS encoding SCO family protein: protein MKWLTAALLLIAAVLAALLFQRSAGAVSLGGTALDTPVKLPTTPLLSDRARPTTLAASDGRMRLVFFGFVHCPDVCPATLASLKNTYVKLSDEDKRRLQVQFVTVDPDTDTPQLVRAYLDKFDPAFTGLTGSSENIDAAAKAMFVGVIKPPPAAEDHSAHAAGTQAAQATPQTSGVSATQAAVVHGDQVSVINPAGEFVRVYNNQEVIEGTLERDLPQLLRDYSPS, encoded by the coding sequence GTGAAGTGGTTGACCGCTGCCCTGCTCTTGATCGCCGCTGTGCTCGCGGCCTTGCTGTTTCAGCGGAGCGCGGGGGCCGTCTCCCTCGGCGGCACGGCGCTGGATACCCCGGTGAAGCTCCCCACCACCCCGCTGCTGAGTGACCGCGCCCGGCCCACGACCCTCGCGGCGTCGGACGGGCGGATGCGGCTGGTGTTTTTCGGCTTCGTCCACTGCCCCGACGTATGCCCAGCGACCCTCGCCAGCCTGAAAAACACCTACGTCAAGCTGAGCGATGAGGACAAGCGCCGCCTTCAGGTGCAGTTCGTGACGGTAGACCCGGACACCGACACCCCGCAGCTCGTGCGTGCGTACCTCGACAAATTCGACCCCGCGTTTACCGGTCTGACGGGGAGCTCTGAAAACATCGACGCGGCGGCCAAGGCGATGTTCGTCGGAGTCATCAAGCCGCCGCCCGCCGCCGAGGACCACAGCGCTCACGCGGCGGGGACCCAGGCAGCCCAGGCCACGCCGCAGACTTCTGGCGTCAGCGCCACCCAGGCCGCCGTCGTTCACGGCGATCAGGTCAGCGTGATCAACCCGGCGGGCGAATTCGTGCGCGTCTACAACAATCAGGAAGTGATCGAGGGAACGCTGGAGCGCGATCTGCCGCAGCTCCTGCGCGACTACAGCCCGAGCTGA